The following are from one region of the Chloracidobacterium sp. genome:
- a CDS encoding methyl-accepting chemotaxis protein yields MNNLFAPLLEPVNALGIDVPLFIVIVSGIMILVTIFQIVRLWFQARGQLRSLSAVVSRIDVLLRKNREGRKQKEGVTQDEVDNLRGIFDASKSELLQDAWIDYEAQLVQKGNNGLHWASTPADNIFTDANIVSINRDWYASYPGVVTGLGLLFTFLAILVALLNVSVVDGQVKGVDLLIRGLSGKFVSSVVALACATIFVVFEKNKFHALDGTRSKLVSILDRRIPQFSATQVLVDIADSLSRLNADTSNGFVALKDELGKMGKNVENLNTSVQDLGTSLVPILVQGVGESVNPTINRMVETIEELNKFLRLAEETRNNQLNESLSGLLSQLKEDLSRVFGEMSRSFRESLTGSTHGQFENVTQTLGETANLLGSMNSQFELSQNSLQNVMREVSDTMQQLMTGLSLQVEHLGQQMSDTVKENSQSAVNAARDVVSQANQLTAANEQRLEQLLTTHDTQLTRVEQTSSTLESVIAEFNRLMTGLRQTSETSAASVTGITTAATLIGEAATKAAAVHQQLQLISDHVKESNEHQEMVWRGISENLGNYQNLFKQTEGSATKLLDQIGINLTNYQEVTQNGFNNLVQAADQHFTNAVQKLGGTVNELGDVLEDLTEQLEKIKSNGNRQ; encoded by the coding sequence ATGAATAATCTTTTTGCACCTCTGCTCGAGCCAGTAAACGCCCTCGGCATAGATGTTCCGCTTTTTATAGTGATCGTGTCGGGTATCATGATCCTGGTCACGATCTTCCAAATCGTTCGTCTATGGTTTCAAGCACGAGGACAACTCCGTAGTTTGAGCGCCGTAGTTAGTCGCATCGACGTACTTCTAAGAAAGAATCGCGAGGGAAGAAAGCAAAAAGAAGGGGTTACTCAAGACGAAGTGGACAACCTGAGAGGGATTTTTGATGCATCGAAATCAGAATTACTCCAAGACGCATGGATTGATTACGAGGCTCAGTTAGTGCAGAAAGGAAATAATGGCCTTCATTGGGCGTCGACTCCAGCGGACAATATATTTACCGACGCAAATATTGTTTCCATAAACCGTGATTGGTACGCGTCATATCCCGGAGTGGTAACTGGTCTGGGGCTTCTATTTACGTTCCTGGCAATTCTCGTTGCACTCTTGAATGTTAGCGTTGTGGATGGTCAAGTAAAGGGTGTTGACCTGTTAATTCGAGGACTCTCGGGAAAATTTGTTTCGTCGGTGGTTGCTCTCGCTTGCGCAACGATTTTTGTAGTTTTCGAGAAGAATAAGTTTCATGCTCTCGATGGAACGAGAAGTAAATTAGTTTCGATCCTCGACAGACGAATTCCTCAGTTTTCCGCTACTCAAGTTCTCGTGGACATCGCTGACTCCCTATCCCGATTAAATGCTGATACCTCTAATGGTTTTGTTGCCTTAAAGGATGAATTGGGAAAAATGGGTAAGAATGTCGAAAACCTAAACACATCCGTTCAGGATCTGGGGACAAGTTTAGTTCCGATTTTGGTTCAAGGTGTCGGCGAAAGTGTTAATCCAACGATCAATCGAATGGTTGAAACCATTGAGGAGCTGAACAAGTTCCTCCGACTGGCTGAAGAGACGCGAAACAATCAACTAAATGAATCCCTTAGTGGACTTCTGTCTCAGTTAAAGGAGGATTTGTCCCGAGTCTTTGGCGAAATGAGCCGCAGTTTCCGCGAATCGCTTACCGGTTCAACCCACGGACAATTTGAGAACGTAACTCAAACACTCGGAGAAACGGCCAATCTTCTTGGGTCTATGAACTCGCAGTTTGAGTTGTCTCAAAATAGTCTGCAAAACGTAATGAGGGAAGTGTCAGATACGATGCAGCAATTGATGACGGGACTGAGCCTGCAGGTTGAACATCTCGGCCAACAGATGAGCGATACAGTTAAAGAAAATTCACAAAGCGCTGTAAACGCGGCCCGAGATGTTGTATCTCAAGCCAACCAATTGACTGCGGCCAACGAACAGCGTTTAGAGCAACTCCTTACAACCCATGACACTCAACTTACAAGAGTCGAACAGACCAGTTCAACTTTAGAATCCGTGATAGCGGAATTCAATAGATTGATGACCGGACTTAGGCAGACTTCAGAAACATCCGCTGCTTCAGTCACGGGAATCACAACGGCAGCCACTTTGATCGGTGAGGCAGCTACTAAAGCCGCTGCTGTTCATCAACAATTACAATTGATCTCCGATCATGTCAAAGAATCAAACGAACACCAAGAAATGGTATGGAGGGGAATTTCCGAAAATCTTGGGAATTACCAAAACCTCTTTAAGCAAACCGAAGGTTCGGCCACAAAGCTCTTAGATCAGATCGGAATCAATCTAACGAATTATCAGGAAGTAACTCAGAATGGGTTCAATAACCTTGTGCAAGCCGCCGACCAGCACTTCACAAATGCCGTGCAAAAACTTGGAGGCACGGTCAATGAGTTAGGTGATGTGCTAGAGGATTTGACAGAACAGTTGGAGAAAATAAAGAGCAATGGCAACAGACAATAA
- a CDS encoding helix-turn-helix transcriptional regulator: MGTRSRPKPKHLAKKLRQIRLSLGLSQDGLIERLGVEEEVVRSTISAFERGVREPSYPLLLKYARLAGVSTDLLIDDDVELDLS, from the coding sequence ATGGGAACGCGTTCTCGACCAAAGCCGAAGCATTTAGCGAAGAAGCTAAGGCAGATCCGACTCTCGCTCGGACTTTCTCAAGACGGGTTGATCGAAAGGCTCGGAGTTGAAGAGGAAGTGGTTCGCAGTACGATCTCTGCGTTTGAAAGAGGTGTCCGAGAACCTTCGTATCCACTGCTTCTGAAGTATGCTCGGCTTGCCGGCGTAAGTACAGATCTCCTTATCGACGATGACGTCGAGCTCGATCTTTCGTGA
- a CDS encoding OmpA family protein: MATDNNSGLSSSMTDLMTSLAVIFILLLVATMNNKQQEVRQTRENILAKLRETLNQELVEYKGLELKDDKDDPLSLIVVVPEGLLNFPVNKADIPSQGLVFLQRITPKLAETLCSTEFRPEVSSIVVEGHADRSGGDEINLPLSQQRSMSVVRETLGILGKTDAQKIDHEQITRPCFLNLVSATGRGSVDPYRNDEGIEDLDKSRRVVFKIRVRSHEEKVVNKAVSAVEVK; the protein is encoded by the coding sequence ATGGCAACAGACAATAACTCGGGCCTTTCAAGTTCGATGACAGACTTGATGACCTCGCTGGCGGTCATTTTTATATTGCTGCTCGTTGCCACTATGAACAACAAGCAACAAGAGGTTCGACAAACTCGAGAAAACATTCTCGCCAAACTTAGAGAAACGTTGAATCAAGAACTTGTGGAGTACAAAGGGCTTGAACTTAAAGACGACAAGGACGATCCACTCAGTCTGATAGTTGTGGTACCCGAAGGCCTCCTTAATTTCCCCGTTAACAAGGCGGACATTCCTAGCCAGGGCCTTGTTTTCTTGCAACGAATCACTCCCAAGTTGGCAGAGACTTTGTGTTCAACCGAGTTTAGGCCGGAGGTCAGTTCCATCGTCGTTGAAGGGCATGCAGACAGGTCAGGCGGAGATGAAATAAATTTGCCGCTTAGCCAGCAGCGTTCAATGTCTGTCGTTAGAGAGACTTTAGGAATATTGGGTAAGACCGATGCTCAAAAAATTGATCACGAGCAAATTACACGTCCTTGTTTTCTCAACCTAGTGTCTGCGACAGGAAGGGGAAGCGTTGATCCTTATCGAAATGACGAGGGTATTGAGGACTTAGATAAAAGCCGGCGCGTAGTTTTCAAGATACGGGTACGATCACACGAGGAAAAGGTCGTAAACAAAGCGGTGTCTGCCGTGGAAGTAAAGTGA
- a CDS encoding GTP pyrophosphokinase: MATLNKATQIAALVHEGQSDKAGAAYILHPLRMMMRLQSEAEMMTAVMHDVVEESRNNPPETKWTFDRLREHGFSEEVVQALDGVTDRKAEGESYDAFVERAALNPISRVVKIADLEDNMNMLRMSELRPKDLERLAKYHRSWHRLSAASEGVNL, translated from the coding sequence ATGGCAACACTAAATAAAGCGACACAAATAGCGGCCCTTGTTCATGAAGGGCAGAGTGACAAGGCTGGCGCTGCCTACATCCTACACCCTCTCAGGATGATGATGCGGCTGCAGTCCGAAGCCGAAATGATGACGGCTGTAATGCACGATGTGGTCGAGGAAAGCCGAAACAACCCACCCGAAACTAAGTGGACGTTTGATCGGCTTCGAGAGCACGGATTTTCAGAGGAAGTTGTCCAAGCTCTCGACGGCGTGACCGATCGAAAGGCTGAGGGTGAGTCGTACGACGCCTTTGTTGAGAGAGCGGCCCTGAACCCTATTTCCCGTGTCGTGAAGATCGCTGATTTGGAAGACAACATGAACATGCTGCGAATGAGCGAGTTGCGACCGAAGGATCTTGAACGGCTCGCAAAGTACCACCGCTCGTGGCACAGGCTATCCGCTGCCAGCGAAGGAGTAAATCTATGA
- a CDS encoding DEAD/DEAH box helicase, which yields MNEWIIPQPVPEIEISVSDESVWIEGAGRIAFDPEWKSSSESMLGRLLPILTTQILELDLAESQGDDLRITFTDFANFPENEITAFADLLERSPFSIRIRMISFLGAPNSAFAVEFFLNGREVEPEIRGCFCKNGDKIYLFDAPTFKLLSEIYRFNNLSPAHKQSPDAFRLFGEVKALAEAADVETDGFTTGREIVEPLEIGIQVLEEEGDRISLAPTSETLDEEDFAQKFKRNPDLPQYDVKTKDGRNASVLLTPEVKEVFGRISTAQHLGGAEKAKILSNPEALFDGVSGSVSLKGFSERIQGIGDFPFVSKPFVQKSVTGIFDDVTALNLADRFTAGIKFTYPNGAETEISFDSIEKLEQFSSQVDTARHEGTGYVEFDGKTIQLNQAFVSAFQELTNKFLPKEDNRVEKSEKRGGKYLLILTNEGEVEFESSQRIDHFEGPLADPELPRSLLPSTVLKDHQKRGIAWLQRNFDLGRSGCLLADDMGLGKTLQLLTFLASLIERGGVISETESPEVPPWKPILIVAPVILVENETWISDMRRFFEDEGSIFWPCLTLRGNSLNLLRRVTGRETQIGEATLDITELHKHRVVITNYETVVNYQHSFAKTDWSVIVTDEAQEYKTPSTKVSHALKSLSASFRVACTGTPVETKISDVWNIFDFVEPGKLGSAQDFRSRYEIPLDAETEVTLALQELKEKLQFNTPNAHLLRRDKNELTDLPRKHEHRLECELMPSQRDYHLSLLTRAVVGGAANHPFKLVNEFLRLYQHPSLVPNFQLPDPESAVADCHKLSVLVMKLEEIRGQREKALIFVRTLDMQQILADVLRHRFGLSVNIINGSTKSGLSSKAQPKTRKAIVSRFRESVGFDVLILSPEVAGMGLTLTEANHVFHYGRWWNPAKEAQATDRVFRIGQEKDVHVYHLIAKDPTNEAFATFDQKLDTLLRRRMALAKDFLTPLPAEDELSKEFMSELFSG from the coding sequence ATGAATGAATGGATAATTCCGCAACCTGTGCCTGAAATCGAGATCTCGGTGTCAGACGAATCGGTTTGGATCGAGGGTGCTGGGCGCATTGCGTTCGACCCCGAGTGGAAAAGTTCGAGTGAATCGATGCTCGGACGCTTACTACCTATACTCACCACTCAAATTCTTGAACTTGATCTTGCTGAAAGTCAGGGTGACGATCTTCGGATTACATTCACCGACTTCGCTAATTTTCCAGAGAACGAGATTACGGCTTTCGCTGATCTGTTGGAAAGGTCCCCGTTCTCGATCAGGATTAGAATGATTAGCTTCTTGGGTGCTCCGAACAGTGCTTTCGCAGTGGAGTTCTTCCTGAATGGAAGAGAGGTCGAGCCTGAAATCAGGGGTTGTTTCTGTAAGAATGGCGACAAGATATATCTATTTGATGCACCGACATTCAAACTTCTTTCAGAGATTTACAGGTTCAACAACCTATCCCCAGCTCACAAGCAAAGTCCGGATGCTTTCCGACTTTTTGGTGAAGTTAAAGCGTTAGCCGAGGCCGCGGACGTTGAAACTGATGGTTTTACAACGGGACGAGAGATCGTTGAACCCTTAGAGATCGGTATACAGGTTCTCGAAGAAGAGGGGGACCGTATAAGCCTAGCTCCTACTAGTGAAACGCTCGACGAAGAAGACTTTGCTCAAAAATTCAAACGCAATCCGGATCTGCCTCAATACGATGTAAAAACGAAAGACGGAAGGAACGCTAGTGTTTTGTTGACGCCGGAAGTTAAGGAGGTCTTTGGCAGGATCTCTACAGCACAACATCTCGGCGGTGCAGAGAAAGCAAAGATACTAAGTAATCCAGAGGCACTATTCGATGGGGTCAGTGGTTCCGTTTCTCTGAAGGGTTTCAGTGAGCGCATCCAAGGAATAGGCGATTTTCCATTTGTCTCGAAGCCGTTCGTGCAGAAAAGCGTTACTGGGATCTTCGACGATGTAACCGCATTGAATCTGGCCGATAGATTCACCGCCGGTATCAAGTTTACGTACCCGAATGGTGCCGAAACCGAAATTAGCTTTGATTCGATTGAAAAATTAGAGCAATTCTCATCACAAGTTGATACCGCCAGACACGAAGGAACCGGATACGTCGAGTTTGATGGAAAGACCATTCAGCTTAATCAAGCATTCGTGAGTGCGTTTCAAGAGTTAACCAACAAATTTCTGCCAAAAGAAGATAACCGAGTCGAAAAGAGTGAAAAACGCGGTGGAAAATATCTATTGATCTTGACGAATGAGGGTGAAGTCGAGTTTGAAAGTTCTCAACGCATAGACCATTTCGAAGGACCTCTCGCCGACCCCGAGTTACCCCGTTCCTTACTACCTAGCACTGTTCTAAAGGACCATCAAAAGCGCGGAATTGCGTGGCTCCAACGAAACTTCGATCTCGGTCGCTCGGGTTGCTTGCTTGCCGATGATATGGGTCTAGGAAAGACCCTTCAGTTGCTTACCTTTCTTGCGTCTTTAATAGAACGCGGCGGGGTAATTTCAGAGACAGAGAGCCCTGAAGTGCCCCCATGGAAACCTATATTGATTGTGGCTCCCGTAATTCTCGTTGAGAACGAAACCTGGATCAGCGATATGAGGCGTTTCTTCGAAGACGAGGGCTCAATATTCTGGCCGTGTTTGACGTTGCGTGGGAATAGCTTGAATTTATTAAGACGGGTCACCGGACGTGAGACGCAGATCGGGGAAGCTACGCTCGACATTACGGAACTGCACAAACATCGGGTTGTTATCACAAACTACGAGACGGTAGTAAATTACCAACATTCGTTCGCAAAGACTGATTGGTCGGTAATTGTTACCGACGAAGCTCAGGAGTATAAGACCCCTAGCACAAAAGTTTCCCACGCCCTCAAGAGTCTTTCGGCGTCGTTTCGTGTGGCTTGCACAGGAACACCTGTAGAGACCAAGATTTCTGACGTGTGGAACATTTTCGATTTTGTAGAGCCCGGGAAACTCGGCAGTGCTCAAGACTTTCGATCCAGGTATGAAATACCTCTTGATGCGGAGACGGAGGTTACCCTTGCTCTTCAAGAGCTCAAAGAAAAGTTGCAATTTAATACTCCGAACGCGCACCTCCTGAGACGAGATAAGAATGAGCTGACAGACCTCCCGAGAAAGCATGAACATCGGCTCGAATGCGAGTTAATGCCATCGCAAAGAGACTACCATCTGTCCTTGCTGACACGGGCCGTGGTCGGCGGAGCAGCCAACCACCCGTTTAAGTTGGTTAATGAGTTTCTGAGGTTATACCAACACCCTTCATTGGTTCCCAACTTCCAGTTGCCTGACCCGGAAAGTGCGGTAGCAGATTGCCACAAACTTAGCGTCCTTGTCATGAAGCTCGAGGAGATAAGAGGTCAACGGGAAAAGGCCCTAATTTTTGTCAGAACGCTCGACATGCAGCAGATACTCGCTGATGTACTGAGGCATAGGTTTGGGCTTTCGGTGAACATCATCAATGGCTCGACTAAAAGCGGCCTGTCATCGAAAGCGCAGCCAAAAACTCGCAAGGCGATAGTTTCCCGCTTCCGCGAATCAGTCGGATTTGACGTGCTTATTCTTTCACCTGAGGTCGCCGGCATGGGGCTTACTCTGACCGAGGCGAACCATGTTTTTCACTATGGACGATGGTGGAATCCGGCAAAAGAAGCTCAGGCAACCGACCGTGTATTCCGGATCGGCCAAGAGAAGGACGTTCACGTTTACCACTTGATCGCTAAAGATCCAACGAACGAAGCTTTCGCAACATTTGACCAAAAGCTCGACACGTTACTACGCCGAAGGATGGCACTCGCAAAAGATTTCCTCACTCCACTTCCCGCTGAAGACGAGCTCTCGAAAGAGTTCATGTCGGAACTATTCTCGGGCTAG
- a CDS encoding histidine phosphatase family protein: protein MPIDLILVRHGHSEGNLAVSRSKKGDDSLYTPDFRERPGHRWRLTAEGQVQASTAGKWILDNIGVQFDRYYASPYVRTQETAALLDLPGAEWRLDQRLRERDWGELGSVPIPEQASLYPRNIVLQKADALYWRPPGGESIADARMRVRTFFDTMHRECEGQSVVVVTHGDIISAARGALEYLSDEEWLAFDGDESKRILNCHIYHYSRRDPATGEVGKYLSWRRAVCPTDTGIDTGWETITRKRFSNAELLERVNGVEPTVEVR, encoded by the coding sequence ATGCCTATAGATCTAATACTTGTACGCCACGGACACAGCGAAGGGAACCTCGCCGTCAGTCGGTCCAAAAAAGGAGACGACAGTCTGTATACCCCCGATTTTCGAGAACGCCCGGGTCATCGTTGGAGGTTGACGGCCGAGGGACAAGTGCAAGCGTCAACCGCCGGCAAATGGATACTCGACAATATCGGAGTTCAGTTTGACCGATATTACGCGTCACCTTACGTGCGAACTCAGGAAACGGCCGCTCTGCTCGATCTTCCCGGTGCCGAATGGCGGCTCGACCAGCGGCTTCGCGAACGCGACTGGGGCGAGCTAGGATCGGTGCCGATACCGGAACAGGCCAGTCTCTATCCTCGAAACATAGTCCTTCAGAAAGCAGACGCCCTCTACTGGCGGCCACCTGGCGGTGAGTCGATAGCGGACGCCCGAATGCGTGTCCGGACCTTCTTCGACACTATGCACCGCGAGTGCGAAGGCCAGTCCGTCGTCGTCGTAACGCACGGGGACATTATCTCAGCCGCGAGAGGAGCTCTCGAGTATCTAAGCGATGAGGAATGGCTGGCCTTCGATGGTGACGAATCGAAGCGGATCCTGAATTGTCATATCTATCACTATTCCAGACGCGACCCGGCCACCGGCGAGGTCGGGAAATACCTGAGCTGGCGGCGTGCTGTCTGCCCTACCGACACCGGTATTGACACCGGCTGGGAAACGATCACCCGCAAAAGATTCAGTAACGCAGAGTTGCTCGAACGCGTAAACGGCGTGGAGCCAACCGTGGAGGTGCGATGA
- the rmuC gene encoding DNA recombination protein RmuC: MSYIVPCVVGVAIGALVTFLVMRVRTTKSEAASKIDYHAELSLLQAENRSLQNTIDSQMGAAQELTTRNQELNDRLFLVSNEKTALEEKLENEKANSAEKLGLLNDARKNMLDAFAALSRQALDQNNQSFVNQATEVFKQFHSSAVTDLMQRQEKISEIVIPVQKSLEAVDNHIVQLEKERLNTFATIGEQIHQMASSQQKLSETTLSLVGILRNTRTRGQWGEIQLRRIVELAGMSQHCDFREQFHVVGEDGAQRPDMVINLPARRTIVIDSKAPMTAFLEAFDATDDDSRNHHFRKHARSLRMHVGQLSKKAYQENFDPSPEFVLMFLPNEAVFSAALEQDPDLLDFGVSNNVIIATPLTLIALLKSAAFGWRQEAIAEDVRQVAVLGRRLYDPIGKMAADVAKLGQSIDRSAKAYNKMVGSMESRVLASARKFKDLPAIGSNSDLPSLDPVETVSRSLRTGEMIAENKDEIDDIENCEDFPRDAD, translated from the coding sequence GTGTCGTACATAGTACCGTGTGTTGTAGGTGTCGCTATTGGTGCCCTCGTCACATTCCTGGTGATGAGGGTTCGAACTACAAAATCGGAAGCCGCGAGTAAGATCGACTACCACGCTGAGTTAAGCCTTCTTCAGGCGGAGAATCGTTCATTACAAAATACGATCGATTCTCAGATGGGGGCGGCTCAAGAGTTGACCACCCGAAATCAAGAATTGAATGACCGCTTGTTCCTTGTCAGCAACGAGAAAACTGCCCTCGAAGAAAAGTTAGAGAATGAAAAAGCTAACTCCGCGGAGAAACTCGGTCTTTTAAATGACGCAAGGAAGAATATGCTTGATGCGTTTGCCGCACTTTCGCGGCAGGCACTTGATCAGAACAATCAGTCCTTTGTTAACCAAGCAACGGAAGTCTTCAAACAATTTCACTCATCCGCAGTTACCGACCTTATGCAGAGACAGGAAAAAATCTCCGAGATTGTAATTCCGGTGCAGAAATCTCTCGAGGCTGTTGATAACCACATCGTGCAGCTTGAGAAGGAGCGACTCAACACGTTCGCAACAATTGGTGAACAGATTCACCAGATGGCAAGCTCTCAGCAGAAACTAAGCGAAACAACACTGAGTCTGGTGGGCATTCTTCGGAACACAAGAACTAGAGGCCAGTGGGGTGAAATTCAACTTCGAAGAATCGTAGAGCTGGCTGGAATGAGCCAGCATTGTGATTTTCGAGAGCAGTTCCACGTTGTCGGCGAAGACGGTGCTCAAAGGCCCGACATGGTTATAAACTTGCCGGCCCGGAGGACAATCGTTATTGACTCTAAGGCCCCGATGACAGCATTTCTTGAAGCGTTCGATGCGACAGATGACGATTCTCGGAATCACCATTTTCGCAAACATGCGCGAAGTCTGCGGATGCATGTCGGACAGTTAAGTAAGAAGGCATATCAAGAAAATTTCGACCCATCACCTGAATTCGTTTTGATGTTCTTGCCAAATGAGGCTGTATTCAGCGCTGCCCTTGAACAGGATCCTGACCTTCTCGATTTTGGTGTATCAAATAACGTTATTATCGCTACTCCTCTCACTCTCATTGCTCTGTTGAAATCCGCGGCTTTCGGATGGCGGCAGGAAGCTATCGCGGAAGATGTTCGGCAGGTCGCTGTATTGGGGCGCCGCCTTTACGACCCGATTGGTAAAATGGCGGCCGATGTGGCGAAGCTTGGACAGTCTATCGACAGGAGTGCTAAGGCCTATAACAAGATGGTTGGTTCAATGGAAAGTCGAGTACTCGCAAGTGCAAGAAAATTCAAGGATCTTCCGGCCATCGGATCGAATAGTGATTTGCCCTCGCTGGACCCTGTCGAAACAGTCAGTCGATCATTGCGAACTGGAGAGATGATTGCTGAAAATAAAGACGAAATCGATGACATAGAAAACTGCGAAGATTTTCCCCGTGACGCAGACTAA